In Nicotiana tabacum cultivar K326 chromosome 2, ASM71507v2, whole genome shotgun sequence, the following proteins share a genomic window:
- the LOC107822586 gene encoding glycine-rich RNA-binding protein RZ1A isoform X2: MGEDAEYRCFIGNLSWSTSDRGLKDAFRKFGNLLDAKKAMEEAIEEMNGMDLDGRAITVDKAQPQQGSGREYDSDRPRDRDRGRDHGRSNREYGGGRGSGGGECFKCGKPGHFARECPSEGGRGGRYGGRDDRYGGGGGGGRSSGHYGPDRNGDRFGSRSSRDGGGHGGERYNRDRSGPYDRR, from the exons ATGGGGGAGGATGCTGAGTACCGCTGTTTCATTGGAAACTTATCATGGTCAACATCTGATCGAGGACTAAAAGACGCATTTAGGAAGTTTGGAAATCTTCTTGATGCAAAG AAAGCAATGGAAGAAGCCATTGAAGAAATGAATGGGATGGATTTGGATGGCCGTGCTATTACTGTGGACAAAGCCCAGCCCCAACAAGGTTCAGGTAGAGAATATGATAGTGATCGGCCCCGTGACCGAGATCGAGGTCGTGATCACGGTCGCAGTAATCGTGAATATGGAGGTGGACGTGGATCTGGTGGTGGAGAGTGCTTTAAGTGTGGCAAGCCAGGACACTTTGCCAGAGAATGCCCAAGTGAAGGAGGTCGAGGTGGTCGGTATGGCGGCAGAGATGATAGGTATGGCGGCGGAGGTGGTGGTGGTAGATCAAGTGGCCATTATGGACCTGATAGAAATGGAGATCGTTTTGGAAGCCGCAGCAGCAGGGATGGTGGTGGACATGGGGGAGAACGATATAATCGTGATCGTTCTGGTCCGTACGATCGTCGTTAA
- the LOC107822586 gene encoding glycine-rich RNA-binding protein RZ1A isoform X1 encodes MGEDAEYRCFIGNLSWSTSDRGLKDAFRKFGNLLDAKIVVDKFSGRSKGFGFVTFDEKKAMEEAIEEMNGMDLDGRAITVDKAQPQQGSGREYDSDRPRDRDRGRDHGRSNREYGGGRGSGGGECFKCGKPGHFARECPSEGGRGGRYGGRDDRYGGGGGGGRSSGHYGPDRNGDRFGSRSSRDGGGHGGERYNRDRSGPYDRR; translated from the exons ATGGGGGAGGATGCTGAGTACCGCTGTTTCATTGGAAACTTATCATGGTCAACATCTGATCGAGGACTAAAAGACGCATTTAGGAAGTTTGGAAATCTTCTTGATGCAAAG ATTGTAGTTGACAAGTTCTCAGGCCGATCTAAAGGATTTGGTTTTGTTACATTTGATGAAAAGAAAGCAATGGAAGAAGCCATTGAAGAAATGAATGGGATGGATTTGGATGGCCGTGCTATTACTGTGGACAAAGCCCAGCCCCAACAAGGTTCAGGTAGAGAATATGATAGTGATCGGCCCCGTGACCGAGATCGAGGTCGTGATCACGGTCGCAGTAATCGTGAATATGGAGGTGGACGTGGATCTGGTGGTGGAGAGTGCTTTAAGTGTGGCAAGCCAGGACACTTTGCCAGAGAATGCCCAAGTGAAGGAGGTCGAGGTGGTCGGTATGGCGGCAGAGATGATAGGTATGGCGGCGGAGGTGGTGGTGGTAGATCAAGTGGCCATTATGGACCTGATAGAAATGGAGATCGTTTTGGAAGCCGCAGCAGCAGGGATGGTGGTGGACATGGGGGAGAACGATATAATCGTGATCGTTCTGGTCCGTACGATCGTCGTTAA